From the genome of Abyssibacter profundi:
CTATGGCACAATGCGCCGACTACTGACGGAATAAACAGTATGGATGAGAATCGTAAGAAGGCTTTGGCCGCCGCGCTAACCCAGATCGAGCGCCAGTTCGGTAAGGGGTCCGTGATGCGGATGGGCGATGCCGGTGCATCGCGGGATATCGCCTCGGTCTCCACCGGCTCACTGACGCTGGACGTGGCCCTGGGCATAGGTGGCCTGCCACGTGGTCGCGTCGTCGAAATCTACGGACCGGAGTCTTCCGGTAAGACCACGCTAACGCTGCACTGCGTGGCCGAGACACAGAAGGCCGGTGGCACGGCCGCGTTCATCGATGCCGAGCACGCGCTGGACCCGCAGTACGCCGCCAAGCTGGGCGTGAATGTTGATGACCTGCTGGTCAGCCAGCCCGACACGGGTGAGCAGGCGCTGGAGATTGCCGACATGCTCGTGCGTTCCAACGCCGTCGACATCGTGGTCGTCGACTCGGTGGCCGCCCTGGTCCCCAAGGCGGAAATCGAAGGCGAGATGGGTGATTCCCATGTCGGCTTGCAGGCACGGCTCATGAGCCAGGCGCTGCGCAAGCTCACGGGCAACATCAAGCGCTCGAACACCATCGTCATTTTCATCAACCAGATCCGTATGAAGATCGGTGTCATGTTCGGCAGCCCGGAAACCACCACCGGTGGTAATGCGCTGAAGTTCTACTCCTCCGTGCGCATGGATATTCGCCGCATCGGTTCGGTGAAGAAGGGCGACGAGGTCATTGGCAACCAGACGCGCGTGAAGGTCGTCAAGAACAAGATGGCCCCACCATTCCGTCAGGCGGAGTTCGAAATTCTCTACAACGAGGGTGTGTCCCGCCTGGGCGAACTCATTGATCTGGGTGTCGCCAACAACATCATCGACAAGTCCGGTTCCTGGTACAGCTACGGCAGCGACCGGATCGGCCAGGGCAAGGAAAACACCCGCGTGTACCTCAAGGAGCACCCGGAGATGGCCGAGGAAATCGAGGCCAAGGTTCGCGCAATTCTGCTGCCCAAGCAGAACCCCGAGCTGGCAGAGGCGGAAGCCGCCGAAGGTTGAGCATGACGGCTGAACCCGCAACCGCTGATGTCGTACGCGACAAGGCGGTTGCGCTGCTGGCGGCTCGCGAGCATTCCGCTCGCGAGCTGCGGCAGAAATTGCGAAAGCGCTACCAGGATCACGACCTCATCGATGAGGTGATCCAGCAACTCGTGGAGGCGGGCTACCAGTCCGATGCCCGCTTTACCGAAGCGCGGGTGCGGGCCTCGCTAGCCAGAGGCCACGGGCCGATGAAAATACGAGCCTTGCTGCGCGAAGCCGGTATCGATAGTCACCTGGTTGATGCGGCCATTGAGGAAGCGGCACCCGACTGGCGAGACTTGGCCCGCGAAGCGCTGCTTTCCAAGTTCGGACCATCGCCGGCCAGTGACCAACGCGAGACCGCTCGACGTGCCCGGTTCCTGGCCAGCCGGGGGTATCCCTCCAGCGTGATTGGCGACCTGTTGCTGGGGTAGGCCTGCCGGGGGCGGTGGTTGGACGTGTTTAGAGCGGGACGACGACGCGCGAGGATGTCTTTGGCGTGGTTGACCGTGCGCTAGTAGGGCAGGCTGTCTAACGGCAGGCGTAGCGCGCGCTGATTCTCATAGGCTTGCAGCCGGTGGGTGGCGTCATCGGTTGGAATCCCTAGTTTATTCAGCTGCTTGATCGCGGATTGTTGGGCTGCGATGGCAGTCCGCCACTGGCCCGTTTCTGCTAGCGCAGCGGCGTGAATCTCGTGCCAGGCCGCTTCGTCAAGATAGCTCTGCTCGATGGAGTTGATCAGGTCGAGCGCGCGACGGCCCTCGCGTGCGGTGTCGTCGTCAATCGTCGCCAGCAGCCATGCGAGTCGTGCTGTATCCGTTGGGCGACCGCCCAGCGCGCTTGCGCCGCGTATGTAGAAGATCGCCTCAGCGGGTGAATCCGATCGAGCGGCCTGCGTGGCGAGATCGCGCAGGGCGTCAGGCTGTCCGTGTGCGGCTGCGATGCTGCGCCACCGGTCCGCCTTGGTCGGGTCTGCCTTGCAACCCCGGCCGCTCCGTAGGCGCTGACTGACGTCGTACATGGCGTCGCGCAGGCCGTGGACTGCAGACGAGTAAAGCCACTGCAGTGAGGTGCTATCGCTGAGCGATGCATGATCGGTCGGTAGCGATTCAATGGCCCATGCCAGTCTGTACATCGCGGTGACATCACCCTCATGGGCCTGTTCCTCGAGGTGCTGAATGACATCCGCCAACATGTGCTCGTGACGAGCACTACGGTTATTGCTGAAGTTGAACCGCTGTGAATACGTCCGCGTGAGGCCGGTACGGCGAAGCGTGAATGTCCAGTGTCTGAGGGCATCGGCCGCCGCTCTGGCAAATTCGGGTTCCGTACTTGCAATCAAGCGCAAGTCTCTCGGATGCCCGTGATCAGGCAGCAGAAACTGGATTTGGGCCCAACCCTCGACGCCACGACTGGCGAGTCGGGGGGGGATAGCTCGGCGCGGTTCGCTCGATGGCCGTGAGATTGCGAAGACTCTTCCAGTCTTCCGAATCGGCATCCGATGTCTCATAGTCGGGTTCGATGCTCTGCATGACCGCCCGCTCCGAGAATTGAGATGTCCAGGATTCAGCCAGTTTGTGAGCGAGCGCCAGTTGCGCGGAATCCTTCAGCAGCGCTTCCGCTCGTGCTTGTAACGCCTGGGCCTGCGAGTCGCCTTGCGAGGCCGCCACAGTCAGCCAAGCGTAGGCGGCGGGCAGGTTGCGATCACCTCCCTCGCCCTTGACCAGCATGACCGCCAGATTTCTTTGGGCAGACGCCTGCCCAAGATGCGCCAAGTCTTCGAATCGTGCCCTGGCGCTTTCAAACGCTTGATTGTTATAGGTGCCGAGTGCGAATTCGAACGGCCCGCCAGGGCTGGCTGCTGGGGCTGACGGGCTTGCCGAGACGCGCCCCGCGCATGTCAGCAGGACGAGCCCGATGAAAACGCCGGCTCCACCCTGGCGTCGAGTGTGATTTCGTCGGCGGACAGGCATTCGGGTAAAGGCGCGCATCGTATCCATCCGGAATGGTCGAAGTTTGGGATTTGCTGCTGTCCTACCGTATCCTTTCGCGCCTTTTTCACCTAGCCAACACCGGCCGAGCATGATCACACTCGCGCAAATTCGACAGCAGTTTCTCGACTACTTTGCCGAGCAGGAACACGCCGTCGTGCGGTCCAGCTCGCTGGTGCCGGGCAATGATCCGACCTTGTTGTTCACCAATGCAGGGATGGTGCAATTCAAGGAAACATTTCTTGGGCAGGAACGTCGGGACTACAGCCGTGCTGTGAGTTCGCAGCGCTGTGTCCGTGCCGGTGGCAAGCACAACGATCTCGATAACGTCGGCTACACCGCGCGGCACCACACGTTCTTCGAAATGCTGGGTAATTTCAGTTTCGGGGATTACTTCAAACGCGAAGCCATCCACTTTGCATGGACCTTTCTGACCGAGAAGCTGGGTTTACCGCCCGAAAAGCTTTGGGTCACGGTGTTTGAAGAAGATGACGAGGCTGCATCCATCTGGCTGGACGAGCTGGGAGTTAGCCCCGAGCGCTTCTCGCGGATCGGCGCCAAGGATAATTTCTGGACCATGGGCGATACGGGGCCCTGCGGTCCCTGTTCGGAAATCTTCTACGACCATGGACCCGAGGTTCCAGGCGGCCCGCCGGGAACGCCCGAAGAAGACGGCGACCGTTACATCGAGATCTGGAATCTCGTGTTCATGCAGTACGACCGGGCGGCCGATGGCACGCTGGCGCCGCTGCCAGCACCGTCCGTGGATACCGGCATGGGCCTGGAGCG
Proteins encoded in this window:
- a CDS encoding regulatory protein RecX; the protein is MTAEPATADVVRDKAVALLAAREHSARELRQKLRKRYQDHDLIDEVIQQLVEAGYQSDARFTEARVRASLARGHGPMKIRALLREAGIDSHLVDAAIEEAAPDWRDLAREALLSKFGPSPASDQRETARRARFLASRGYPSSVIGDLLLG
- the recA gene encoding recombinase RecA, with translation MDENRKKALAAALTQIERQFGKGSVMRMGDAGASRDIASVSTGSLTLDVALGIGGLPRGRVVEIYGPESSGKTTLTLHCVAETQKAGGTAAFIDAEHALDPQYAAKLGVNVDDLLVSQPDTGEQALEIADMLVRSNAVDIVVVDSVAALVPKAEIEGEMGDSHVGLQARLMSQALRKLTGNIKRSNTIVIFINQIRMKIGVMFGSPETTTGGNALKFYSSVRMDIRRIGSVKKGDEVIGNQTRVKVVKNKMAPPFRQAEFEILYNEGVSRLGELIDLGVANNIIDKSGSWYSYGSDRIGQGKENTRVYLKEHPEMAEEIEAKVRAILLPKQNPELAEAEAAEG